Below is a genomic region from Nocardioides panacis.
AGCGCTGGAGGTTCGTCATGATCCCGCCGGGCATCAGCGCGTTGGCGACGATCCCGTCGTCGGCCCAGCGCCGGGTCGCCTCGACGGCGAGCAGCACGTTGGCGGTCTTCGACTGGCCGTACCCCTGCCAGGGGTCGTAGGCCCGGCGCTCGAAGAACAGGTCGTCGAAGTGCACCGGTGAGGCCAGGTGGCCGCTCGAGCTGACCGAGACGATGCGGGCGCCGCCGGCCGCGGCGAGGGCGCCGTGCAGCCCGGTGGTCAGCGCGAAGTGGCCGAGGTGGTTGGTGGCGAGCTGGCGCTCCCACCCCCGGTCGGTGAGCTCCAGGGTGGGGACCGCCATCACGCCGGCGTTGTTGACCAGCAGGTGCAGCGGCCCGGTCCAGGCGTCGGTGAAGGCCCGCACGCTCGGCAGGTCGACGAGGTCGACGTACGCCACGTGCACGTCGGGGTTGCCGGTGGTCGCGGTGATGTCGGCGGCGACCCGGTCCCCGGCGGCGGTGTCGCGGACCGCGAGGGTGACGGCCGCGCCGGCCCGGGCGAGCGAGCGGGCGGTCTCCACGCCGATGCCGGAGGCGCCGCCGGTGACGACCGCGCGGGTGCCGGACAGGTCGACGCCCTCGACGACCTCGTCCGCGGTGGTGGTGGCGTCGAACCGGGTGGTGATCAGAGTCATGGACCCATCCTGTCCCGGCGGTGGTGAGGGTCCATGCTGGAGCCTGACACCCACCCCCCCGTCGAAGGAGAGCCGCTCGTGCCGTCCGCCGCGCTGTCGCTGGACCACCTGATCACGTGGGCCATGAAGGGTGGGCCGGCCCCGGTCGGGCTCACCGACGCCTCGGTCGAGCGGATCATGCTGGCCAGCGAGCACCTCCGGCTGGCCGGCCGCTCGGGCGCGGTCTACGGGCTGACCACGGGCGTCGGCGCGCTGCGCACGGTGCCGACCGACATCACCCCGAGCGACGGTACGTCGCACGCGCTCCGGCTCTGGCGCAGCCACGCGACCGGCTTCGGGCAGACCTACGACGACGCGACCGCGCGGGCCGCGATGGCGATCCGGCTGCACCAGATCACCTCGGGCCGCTCGGGGGTGAGCGCCGGGCTCGCGTCGTCCCTGGGGGCGGCCGTGGCCGAGGGCGCCGTCCCGGACCTGCACCGGTTCGGCTCGATCGGCACCGGCGACCTGGTGCCGCTCGCCGAGCTGGGGCTCACGCTCGTCGGGGAGCGTGCCTGGCGGTCCGGGGGCGCGCCGCTCGCGCCGGTCGACGACGGCGACGCGCTGCCGTTCATGTCCAGCAACGCGCTCACCCTCGCCACCGCGGCGCTGGTGCACCGCCGCCTGGCCCGGCTGTCCGACGCGGCCGAGAAGGTGACCGCGCTGTCCGCGGTGGCGCTGCAGGCCTCGGTGCAGGCCTACGACCCGCGGGTGCACGCCGGCCGCCCGGACGCCTCCCAGCAGGGCGTCGCCCGCCGGCTCATGGCGCTGCTGTCGCCGGCGGACTGGGTGCCGGCCCGGGTGCAGGACCCGTTCGCGCTGCGGACCGTCCCCCAGGTGCACGCGCCGTTCGTCGACGCGCTGGTCACCACCGAGCACGCGGTGCTCGTCGAGGTCGACGACTCCACCGAGAACCCGCTGGTGGTCGCGGACGGCACGCCCCTGCACCACGGCGGCTTCGTGACCGCCCGGCTGTCGGCCACCCTGGACGCGCTGCGCCAGGCGACGTACCCGGTGATCTCGCTGTCCGCGGCGCGGCTCTCGGCCCTGATCAACCCGTCGCTGTCCGGCCTGCCGGCGTTCCTCGCGTCGGGGCCGGCCGGCAGCTCCGGGGTGATGATCCTGGAGTACCTCGCCCAGGACGCCCTGGCCCGGGCCCGGATCCTGACCACCCCCGTCTCCACCGGGCACGCCTCGGTCTCCCTCGGCCTGGAGGAGCACGCGAGCTTCTCCACGCAGGCCGTCTGGGCCAGCGAGCAGATGGTCGAGCTCGCCCCGGTGGTGCTGGGCTGCGAGCTGATCGCGGCCGTGCGCGCGCTGCGGATGGACCCCGACCGGCTGCCCGACAGCCCGGTCCGGGCGGCCTACGACGTGGCGGCCGCGGTGCTCAGCGACGACCGGTCGGACCGTCCGTTCACCGAGGACCTGGCGGCCGCCGTACGCCTGGTGGAGAGCGGGTTCGACACCCCCCGGCACCCGGTCAGCTGAAGTCGAGCACCAGCCGACCGCGCACGCCGCCGGCCTCCAGGGTCCGGTGCGCCTGCTCGGCCTGCTCGGCGGGCAGCACCTGCGCGACCCGCAGCGTGTAGACCCCGTCGGCGAGCTGCTGCTCGAGGCCCTTGAGCAGGTCGTCGCGGGTCGCCGAGTCGTAGACCAGCGTGGGCTTGACGGTGATGCCGCGCTCGGCCGGTCCGGCCCAGCCGCGGATGGTGCCGATCACCCCGCCGTCCTTCACGGCGGGCACCGCGAGCTCGGTCAGCACCGCGCCGTCCACCAGCCCGTCGACGCCGTCGGGCAGCAGCGCCCGGATCCGGTCGGCGACGTCGTCACCGCGGCGCACCACGTCGTCGGCGCCGAGGCTGCGGACCAGGTCCTCGTCCTTCTCGGCGGCGTCCGCGACGACCCGCAGGCCGTCGGCCTTGGCCATCTGCACGACGTACCCGCCGAACGCGCCGGCGGCACCGGTGACGGCCAGCGTCTGTCCCGCGCTGAGCCCGAGGTCGTCGAGCACCAGCCGCGCGGTCAGCGCGTTCATCACGAAGGTCGACCCGGCGTTGAAGTCCACGTCGTCGGGCAGCCGCAGCACCGACCTCTCCGGTACGACGACCTCGTCGGCGTACGCGCCGCCGGCCGGTCGGTAGGGCACCACGACGGCAGCGACCCGGTCGCCGACGCTCCAGCGGGACCCGGCACCGACCTCGTCGACCACGCCGGCGGCGTCCGCGCCGGGGATGAACGGTCCCGGCTGGTCGCTGTGCCGGTCGGCGTAGCGGCCGGCCCGCAGCCCGCTGTCGGTGGGGTTCACGGTCGCCGCGTGCACCCGGATCCGCACCTCGCCGGGGCCGGCGTGCGGCTCCGGGACGTCCAGGACCTGCAGGTTCTCGGGACCGCCGAACTCTGTCACTCCGATAGCTCTCATGTCAGGCACAACGCACCGGCCCCGTCAGACCTTCCGGATCGGCGCGGGATCTCCGCAGAAAGGCCGGGCTTGGGGCGGTCCCGGACACTGGAGGCATGACGAACCGCGCCCGGCTGATCGACACGACGGCGCCGGCCCACCCCCTCCGGGGTGGTGCTGGTGCTGCACGGCGGTGCCGCGCGGGCCGAGGCCACGGTGGTCAGCCCCACCCAGCTCTCCGTGCTGCGGATGGTCCCGGTCGCGCGCCGGATCGCCCGGGCCGGGCGGGGCCGGCTGGCGGTGCACCGGCTGCTGAACTCCTCGCGCGGCTGGGACGCGGCGCACACCCCCGTCGACGACGTGGCGTGGGCGCTCGACCAGGTCCGCGAGCGCTACGGGAGCGACGTGCCGGTCGGGCTGGTGGGCCACTCGCTCGGCGGGCGCGCGGCGATCCTGTCCGGCGACCAGCCCGGCGTGCGCAGCGTCGTGGCGCTGGCCCCTTGGGTCTACGCCGACGACGGCCAGCGGGACCTGAGCGGCCGCCAGGTGCTCGTCGTGCACGGCGACGAGGACCGGATCGCCAGCCCGCAGCGCTCGGCCGCGGTCGCCGAGGACCTGCGGCGCACGACCGCGGTGGGCTACATCCGGGTGGCGGGCGGCAAGCACGCGATGCTCGGGCACCACCGGGTCTTCGACGGGGCGGCCGCCGACTTCGTGACCGCGACCCTACTCGGCGACGAGGTGCCCGCCCCGGTGCGCGACGTGCTCGGCGGCCAGCAGCTCGTCGAGGTCTGAGCCGGTTCCTGCCCGGACGCGACGAGACCCCGGTGTGCCAGGCACACCGGGGTCCGAACAGCCGTCTTCAGTCGGTCAGAAGACCCTGCGACGGTTGCCGCCGATCGGGACGAAGTTCAGGATCAGGCCGACGACCAGCAGGATGATGCCGATCGTGGTGAGGATCGGGATGGAGGCAACCAAGCCGATGATGAGCAGGATCAGTCCGAGGACGACCATGAGGGCTCCTTCTGTTGGGTGGACAAACATCCTGGAGTACCCCCCTGGGCAAGGAGGATGCGCCCTTCTCTCATCTTTTTCTCAGGTCGGTCGGCTGTAGCAGTGCACCCGCAGCCGGGCGGGCTCCTCGCGCC
It encodes:
- a CDS encoding SDR family NAD(P)-dependent oxidoreductase, which codes for MTLITTRFDATTTADEVVEGVDLSGTRAVVTGGASGIGVETARSLARAGAAVTLAVRDTAAGDRVAADITATTGNPDVHVAYVDLVDLPSVRAFTDAWTGPLHLLVNNAGVMAVPTLELTDRGWERQLATNHLGHFALTTGLHGALAAAGGARIVSVSSSGHLASPVHFDDLFFERRAYDPWQGYGQSKTANVLLAVEATRRWADDGIVANALMPGGIMTNLQRYVSQEVKDGWQRMQDEGRVTFKDTRQGAATSLVAAVAPELATGGHYLEDCNEAPTVANDAHVSAGVREWALDPEAAARLWDVSADLVG
- a CDS encoding aromatic amino acid lyase, yielding MPSAALSLDHLITWAMKGGPAPVGLTDASVERIMLASEHLRLAGRSGAVYGLTTGVGALRTVPTDITPSDGTSHALRLWRSHATGFGQTYDDATARAAMAIRLHQITSGRSGVSAGLASSLGAAVAEGAVPDLHRFGSIGTGDLVPLAELGLTLVGERAWRSGGAPLAPVDDGDALPFMSSNALTLATAALVHRRLARLSDAAEKVTALSAVALQASVQAYDPRVHAGRPDASQQGVARRLMALLSPADWVPARVQDPFALRTVPQVHAPFVDALVTTEHAVLVEVDDSTENPLVVADGTPLHHGGFVTARLSATLDALRQATYPVISLSAARLSALINPSLSGLPAFLASGPAGSSGVMILEYLAQDALARARILTTPVSTGHASVSLGLEEHASFSTQAVWASEQMVELAPVVLGCELIAAVRALRMDPDRLPDSPVRAAYDVAAAVLSDDRSDRPFTEDLAAAVRLVESGFDTPRHPVS
- a CDS encoding quinone oxidoreductase family protein — protein: MTEFGGPENLQVLDVPEPHAGPGEVRIRVHAATVNPTDSGLRAGRYADRHSDQPGPFIPGADAAGVVDEVGAGSRWSVGDRVAAVVVPYRPAGGAYADEVVVPERSVLRLPDDVDFNAGSTFVMNALTARLVLDDLGLSAGQTLAVTGAAGAFGGYVVQMAKADGLRVVADAAEKDEDLVRSLGADDVVRRGDDVADRIRALLPDGVDGLVDGAVLTELAVPAVKDGGVIGTIRGWAGPAERGITVKPTLVYDSATRDDLLKGLEQQLADGVYTLRVAQVLPAEQAEQAHRTLEAGGVRGRLVLDFS
- a CDS encoding alpha/beta hydrolase; translated protein: MVLVLHGGAARAEATVVSPTQLSVLRMVPVARRIARAGRGRLAVHRLLNSSRGWDAAHTPVDDVAWALDQVRERYGSDVPVGLVGHSLGGRAAILSGDQPGVRSVVALAPWVYADDGQRDLSGRQVLVVHGDEDRIASPQRSAAVAEDLRRTTAVGYIRVAGGKHAMLGHHRVFDGAAADFVTATLLGDEVPAPVRDVLGGQQLVEV